A window of Rufibacter sp. LB8 contains these coding sequences:
- a CDS encoding glycoside hydrolase family 97 protein has protein sequence MYRFLSIIGIFLAMVTASSAQELSSPNGNLKLQFALQANGEPTYSLTYKGKTIIMPSRLGFELKNDKQSLLSGFEVAGSQVSAFDETWEPVWGEVKSIRNHYKELAVTLNQKESDRQMVIRFRLYNDGLGFRYEFPTQKNLTYFVIKDEKTQFAMAGDHTAFWIPGDYDTQEYDFTTSRLSEIRGLMARSITDNVSQTSFSPTGVQTSLMLKSADGLYINLHEAALLDYPAMHLNLDDKKLVFESWLTPDARGDKGYMQAPRSTPWRTVLVSDKAIDILASKVTYNLNEPNKIKDVSWVKPVKYIGVWWEMITGKSSWAYTDDFPTVQLGVTDYSKAKPNGKHGATTANVKKYIDFAALHGFDAVLVEGWNVGWEDWFGHTKDYVFDFLTPYPDFNLPELRDYAKAKGVKLMMHHETSSSVRNYERHLDKAYQFMKDNGYDAVKSGYVGDILPRGENHYSQWLINHYQYALEKAADYKIMVNAHEAVRPTGIARTYPNLIGNESARGTEYQSFGGSKPNHVTILPFTRLIGGPMDYTPGIFEMDLSKLNPDNKSHVNSTLANQLALYVTLYSPLQMAADLPENYNRFLDAFQFIKDVALDWDDSRYLEAEPGEYVTVARKAKGTGQWFLGSVGGTNARTSTLKFDFLDKGKTYIATIYSDAKDAHYKTNPQAYTIQKVLVSSKSKFSQHVAPGGGFAISFEDATKTSSKGLKKL, from the coding sequence ATGTATAGATTTCTATCCATCATCGGCATTTTTCTAGCTATGGTCACCGCCAGTTCTGCCCAGGAGCTTTCTTCGCCCAACGGGAACCTGAAATTGCAGTTCGCGCTGCAAGCCAACGGTGAGCCCACTTACAGCCTGACCTACAAAGGCAAAACCATCATTATGCCTAGCCGTCTGGGGTTTGAGTTGAAAAACGACAAGCAGTCTTTGCTCAGTGGGTTTGAGGTGGCGGGCAGCCAGGTGAGCGCGTTTGATGAAACCTGGGAACCGGTCTGGGGCGAGGTGAAATCCATACGCAACCATTACAAGGAACTGGCCGTCACGTTAAACCAAAAGGAAAGTGACCGGCAAATGGTCATCCGGTTCCGGTTGTACAACGACGGCCTGGGCTTCCGGTATGAATTCCCCACGCAGAAGAACCTCACCTATTTCGTGATCAAAGACGAGAAAACCCAGTTCGCCATGGCCGGGGACCACACCGCTTTCTGGATTCCCGGCGATTATGATACGCAGGAATACGACTTCACCACCTCCAGGCTCTCCGAAATCAGAGGTCTCATGGCCAGGTCCATCACAGACAACGTCTCGCAGACTTCGTTTTCGCCCACCGGCGTGCAGACGTCATTAATGCTGAAATCTGCCGATGGTTTGTACATCAACCTGCACGAAGCGGCCTTGCTGGATTACCCCGCCATGCACCTCAACCTGGATGACAAGAAGCTGGTGTTTGAGTCCTGGCTCACGCCCGATGCCCGCGGTGACAAAGGGTACATGCAGGCTCCGCGGTCCACGCCCTGGCGCACCGTGTTGGTGAGTGACAAAGCCATTGATATTCTGGCGTCTAAAGTCACCTACAACCTCAATGAACCCAACAAAATCAAAGACGTATCCTGGGTCAAGCCCGTCAAATATATTGGCGTTTGGTGGGAGATGATCACGGGCAAAAGCTCCTGGGCCTATACCGATGATTTTCCCACTGTACAATTGGGCGTCACGGACTATTCCAAAGCCAAACCCAACGGCAAGCACGGCGCCACCACGGCCAACGTGAAGAAGTACATTGACTTTGCCGCCCTGCATGGCTTTGACGCGGTACTGGTGGAAGGCTGGAATGTGGGCTGGGAAGATTGGTTTGGCCACACCAAAGACTACGTGTTTGATTTCCTGACGCCCTACCCAGACTTTAACCTGCCGGAATTACGCGACTACGCCAAAGCCAAAGGCGTGAAACTGATGATGCACCATGAAACGTCTTCCTCGGTGCGCAACTATGAACGGCACCTGGACAAAGCCTACCAGTTCATGAAAGACAACGGGTATGATGCCGTGAAAAGCGGGTACGTGGGTGATATTTTGCCCCGCGGCGAAAACCATTACAGCCAATGGCTCATCAACCACTACCAATACGCCCTGGAGAAAGCCGCCGATTACAAAATCATGGTGAACGCGCACGAGGCCGTGCGGCCCACCGGCATTGCCAGAACCTACCCCAACCTCATCGGGAATGAATCTGCCCGGGGCACGGAGTACCAGTCATTTGGCGGCAGCAAACCTAACCACGTCACCATTTTGCCGTTCACGCGCCTCATTGGTGGCCCCATGGATTACACGCCCGGCATTTTTGAGATGGACCTGAGCAAGCTCAATCCCGACAACAAAAGCCACGTGAACAGCACCCTGGCCAACCAACTGGCTTTGTACGTGACCCTGTACAGTCCCCTGCAAATGGCCGCCGATTTGCCCGAAAATTACAACCGCTTTTTAGATGCGTTCCAATTCATCAAAGACGTGGCCCTGGACTGGGACGATAGCCGCTACCTGGAAGCGGAACCCGGCGAGTATGTCACTGTCGCGCGAAAAGCCAAAGGTACCGGCCAATGGTTTCTGGGCAGCGTGGGCGGCACCAATGCCCGCACCTCTACACTAAAATTTGATTTTCTGGACAAGGGCAAAACCTACATCGCCACTATTTACAGTGATGCCAAAGACGCGCACTACAAAACCAATCCGCAGGCCTACACCATTCAAAAAGTACTGGTGAGCAGCAAGTCAAAATTTTCCCAACACGTGGCCCCAGGCGGCGGTTTCGCCATCAGTTTTGAGGACGCCACCAAGACCAGTTCCAAAGGTTTGAAGAAGCTGTAA
- a CDS encoding alpha-amylase family glycosyl hydrolase, translated as MISMKNYFSFSLKLVLLLAVLLVGQFVKAQNRQVSQWPRGVTYEIFVQSFADSNGDGKGDIKGMTAKLDYLKDLGVEAVWLMPISPSPSYHKYDVTDYYGIHPDYGTVQDFQEFTREAHKRNIKVVVDLVINHSSSKHPWFLEAARNMDSPYREYYVWTHKSDPQTQKEGRPTGADSDNTRHWHPLEGSDYLYYGYFYGGMPDLNFDSPKLRDEIFKIGRFWLTQMGVDGFRLDAARHIFPDERPQDNHRWWEYFRSEMQKVKSDVYLVGEVWAPADVVAPYLKGLPALFNFEMGWTIAGALNAGRGDSIAIKHARITNYYSKINPQFIDATILSNHDQNRILSTLNNDVAKAKLAAALLLTLPGSPYLYYGEEIGMTGKKPDERIREPFLWDAPGKDKHRATWIKPKFSTDATVAPLAAQKKDKNSMFHNYKTLISLRNKNKALTYGSLVPVNLENKALSAFVRVYEGESLLVIHNLSGVATSIPKTPEMAGFGQVYFKDKGAGVYKTAVQIPAFGTIILKK; from the coding sequence ATGATTTCTATGAAAAACTATTTCTCCTTCAGCTTAAAGCTGGTCCTATTGTTGGCTGTCCTGCTAGTGGGGCAATTTGTCAAGGCACAGAATAGGCAGGTTAGCCAGTGGCCCCGCGGCGTTACGTATGAAATATTCGTGCAGTCTTTCGCAGATTCCAACGGAGATGGCAAAGGCGACATCAAGGGCATGACGGCCAAGCTGGATTACCTCAAAGACCTGGGCGTGGAGGCGGTGTGGCTCATGCCTATCAGCCCCTCGCCGTCTTACCATAAATATGATGTCACAGATTATTACGGCATCCACCCAGACTATGGCACGGTGCAGGACTTCCAGGAATTCACCCGCGAAGCCCACAAGCGCAACATAAAAGTAGTGGTGGATTTGGTCATCAACCATTCATCCAGCAAGCACCCGTGGTTTCTGGAGGCGGCTAGGAACATGGACAGCCCGTACCGGGAATACTACGTCTGGACCCATAAATCTGACCCACAGACCCAAAAAGAAGGTCGGCCCACCGGCGCAGACTCAGATAACACACGGCATTGGCACCCCTTGGAAGGCAGCGACTACCTGTACTACGGCTATTTCTACGGCGGCATGCCCGATCTGAACTTTGACAGCCCCAAACTCCGCGACGAAATCTTTAAGATTGGCCGTTTCTGGCTCACCCAGATGGGCGTGGACGGTTTCAGGCTAGATGCGGCGCGCCACATTTTCCCGGATGAGCGGCCCCAAGACAACCACCGGTGGTGGGAATATTTCAGAAGTGAGATGCAGAAAGTAAAGTCAGATGTGTACCTGGTGGGTGAAGTCTGGGCGCCCGCCGATGTGGTGGCCCCGTACCTGAAAGGGCTACCCGCCCTGTTCAATTTTGAGATGGGCTGGACCATTGCCGGGGCACTGAATGCGGGCCGGGGAGACTCCATTGCCATTAAGCACGCTCGCATTACTAACTATTACAGCAAGATCAACCCGCAGTTCATTGACGCTACTATTCTGAGCAACCATGACCAGAACCGCATTCTGAGCACGCTCAACAATGACGTGGCCAAGGCCAAACTGGCGGCGGCTTTGTTGCTCACTTTGCCGGGGTCGCCGTACCTGTACTATGGCGAGGAAATTGGCATGACCGGAAAAAAACCAGATGAACGCATAAGAGAGCCGTTTCTGTGGGACGCCCCCGGCAAAGACAAGCACCGCGCCACCTGGATCAAACCGAAATTCAGCACAGACGCTACCGTGGCCCCCTTGGCTGCCCAGAAAAAGGACAAGAATTCCATGTTCCACAATTACAAGACCTTGATCAGCCTCCGGAACAAAAACAAAGCACTCACCTACGGGAGCCTTGTGCCGGTTAATTTAGAGAACAAAGCCCTCAGCGCCTTTGTCCGGGTCTATGAAGGCGAGAGTCTGCTGGTGATCCACAATCTTTCAGGGGTTGCCACATCGATTCCTAAAACGCCAGAAATGGCGGGTTTTGGGCAAGTATATTTCAAAGACAAAGGTGCTGGTGTATACAAAACTGCCGTGCAGATCCCAGCCTTCGGTACTATTATTTTGAAGAAGTAA
- a CDS encoding glycoside hydrolase family 97 protein: protein MKHFIFLLVSLFLLGGAHAQTITSPDKNLILKFELTSAGRPSYQLTYKNKPVVKPSLLGIEVANGPSFVEGFTISNSETTTVNDSWEPVYGEQKTIKNNYTELVVTLTQKAQKDRFIKIRFRLFNDGLGFRYEFPTQNGLTYFIIKEEQTEVNLAGDHKIFWMPGDYDTNEYPYTTSKFSEIPSLQKKATIQITAQQPIAAPSVQTPAMLKSADGLYINLHEAALINYPALQYEVDAKNLKLKSHLVPDAIGNKGYMQTPAQSPWRTIIVSDKATDILASKTILNLNTPTEYKDVSWIKPMKYMGVWWEYFVGKSSWAYSTATNVKLTDDFSTFKPNGRHGATTENVKRYIDFASEHGIEGLLVEGWNIGWEDWIGNWKEDVFDFVTPYPDFNVKGLYAYAKAKNVKLIMHHETSGAATNYERHLDRAFEFMNENGYPAVKTGYVGSIIPRGEHHDGQMMVNHYIHVAKRAADYKIMVNSHEAVRPTGLHRTYPNWFAQESARGTEFEAMGGLAPEHSTILPFTRMMGGPMDYTPGIFQTELSKNGFGHNGRVNTTLVKQLAYYVTMYSPLQMAADLPENYAKYPDAFQFIKDVALDWDDTYVLEAEPGDYVTTARKAKGKNEWYIGGITDENPRTATVNFSFLPKGKKYIATLYADGPQASYDKNPQSYTIRKVLVTSKSVLKQGLASSGGVAISVKEGSKDEMKGLKNL, encoded by the coding sequence ATGAAACACTTTATCTTTCTTCTGGTTTCGCTCTTTCTACTTGGGGGAGCCCATGCCCAGACCATCACGTCGCCAGATAAAAATCTTATTTTAAAGTTTGAATTGACTTCCGCTGGAAGGCCTTCGTACCAGCTCACGTACAAAAACAAGCCGGTGGTCAAGCCAAGTCTGCTGGGGATTGAAGTAGCTAACGGACCGTCTTTTGTGGAAGGTTTTACTATTTCTAATTCTGAGACCACCACGGTGAATGATTCCTGGGAACCGGTGTACGGCGAGCAGAAAACCATCAAAAACAATTACACTGAGCTGGTGGTCACGCTTACCCAGAAAGCGCAGAAAGACCGGTTCATCAAAATCAGATTCCGGTTGTTTAATGACGGGTTGGGCTTCAGGTATGAATTCCCTACGCAGAACGGACTGACCTACTTTATCATCAAAGAAGAACAAACTGAGGTAAACCTGGCCGGAGACCACAAAATCTTCTGGATGCCCGGCGATTATGATACCAACGAATACCCGTACACCACCTCTAAGTTCTCTGAGATCCCCAGCCTGCAGAAGAAAGCCACCATTCAGATCACCGCGCAGCAACCCATAGCCGCGCCTTCTGTGCAGACGCCGGCCATGCTGAAATCTGCCGATGGTTTGTACATTAACCTGCACGAGGCGGCGCTGATCAATTACCCTGCGCTGCAGTATGAGGTAGATGCTAAAAACCTGAAGTTGAAATCGCATTTGGTGCCTGACGCCATCGGTAACAAAGGCTACATGCAGACGCCGGCGCAGTCACCGTGGCGCACCATTATTGTGAGCGACAAAGCCACTGATATTCTGGCCTCCAAGACTATCCTTAATTTAAATACACCCACGGAATACAAAGACGTTTCCTGGATTAAACCCATGAAATACATGGGCGTGTGGTGGGAATACTTTGTGGGCAAGAGTTCCTGGGCCTACAGCACCGCCACAAACGTAAAATTGACGGATGATTTCAGCACGTTCAAGCCCAACGGACGGCACGGCGCCACCACTGAGAATGTGAAACGCTACATTGACTTCGCGTCTGAACACGGCATTGAAGGCTTGCTGGTGGAAGGCTGGAACATTGGCTGGGAAGACTGGATTGGCAACTGGAAAGAAGACGTATTTGACTTTGTAACGCCTTACCCAGATTTCAACGTGAAAGGCTTGTACGCCTATGCCAAAGCCAAAAACGTGAAGCTGATTATGCACCATGAAACGTCGGGCGCGGCCACAAACTATGAGCGCCACCTGGACCGCGCCTTTGAATTCATGAATGAAAACGGTTACCCCGCCGTGAAAACCGGTTACGTAGGCAGCATCATTCCGCGCGGCGAGCACCATGACGGCCAGATGATGGTGAACCACTACATTCACGTGGCCAAGCGCGCCGCCGACTACAAAATTATGGTCAACAGCCATGAAGCCGTAAGGCCTACCGGCTTGCACCGCACTTATCCCAACTGGTTTGCCCAGGAATCTGCGCGCGGGACGGAGTTTGAAGCCATGGGCGGCCTGGCCCCGGAACACAGCACCATTCTCCCGTTCACCCGCATGATGGGCGGCCCCATGGACTACACCCCCGGCATTTTCCAGACCGAGCTTTCCAAAAACGGCTTCGGGCACAACGGCCGTGTAAACACCACGCTGGTGAAACAGCTGGCCTACTACGTGACCATGTACAGCCCCCTGCAGATGGCCGCCGATTTACCTGAGAACTACGCCAAATACCCGGATGCATTCCAGTTCATCAAAGACGTGGCCCTGGATTGGGATGACACCTATGTGCTGGAAGCCGAGCCCGGCGATTACGTAACCACCGCCCGCAAAGCCAAAGGCAAAAACGAATGGTACATAGGCGGCATCACGGATGAGAACCCCAGAACCGCCACCGTGAATTTCAGCTTCCTGCCCAAAGGCAAAAAATACATCGCCACCCTTTACGCCGACGGCCCCCAAGCCAGTTATGATAAAAACCCGCAGAGCTACACCATCAGAAAAGTGCTGGTGACGTCTAAAAGTGTTTTGAAACAAGGTTTGGCGTCTAGCGGTGGCGTGGCCATCAGTGTGAAAGAAGGCAGCAAAGACGAAATGAAAGGCCTGAAAAACCTGTAG
- a CDS encoding MFS transporter yields MAPTLQAQAKPRLSFWQIWNMSFGFLGIQFGFALQNANVSRIFETLGGTEIALYWLAAPVTGLLVQPVIGYLSDRTWSPRFGRRKPFFLVGAILASISLVIMPNSHALWMAVGMLWILDSSINISMEPFRALVGDLLPSDQRTAGFATQTFFIGVGAVVASSLPWIFNNWIGLPNTAPAGEIPPSVKWAFYSGGVVFFLAVLWTVLKTNEYPPEDLDEFKRENSETTFWQGVAETFSGIFKMPKTMFQLAFVQFFTWFALFAMWIFTTPAVTSHVYGTSDTTSKLYNEGADWVGICFAVYNGISALFAFVLPVIAKKTNRRMTHLICLVIGGLGLISMYFVSDPNLLLVSMVGVGIAWASILTMPYAILAGSLPAKRMGYYMGVFNFFIVIPQIVAGTMLDFINKNFFEGQSIYVLVLGGCSMIFAGLLTLRVQDVDEHLA; encoded by the coding sequence ATGGCACCAACTTTACAAGCGCAAGCCAAGCCCCGCCTCAGCTTCTGGCAAATCTGGAACATGAGTTTCGGGTTTTTGGGTATTCAGTTTGGATTTGCGCTGCAGAACGCCAACGTGAGCCGCATTTTTGAAACCCTGGGCGGAACGGAAATTGCGCTTTACTGGCTGGCCGCGCCCGTTACGGGATTGTTGGTGCAACCCGTGATTGGTTACTTAAGTGACCGCACTTGGAGCCCCAGGTTTGGCCGAAGAAAACCGTTTTTTCTGGTGGGTGCCATCCTGGCGTCTATCTCGCTGGTGATCATGCCCAATTCGCATGCGCTCTGGATGGCGGTGGGCATGCTCTGGATTCTGGATTCGTCCATCAACATCTCCATGGAGCCGTTCCGGGCGCTGGTGGGTGATCTGTTGCCTTCTGACCAACGCACGGCTGGTTTCGCGACGCAGACGTTTTTCATTGGGGTGGGCGCGGTGGTGGCCTCTTCCCTTCCCTGGATTTTCAACAACTGGATTGGCCTTCCCAACACGGCACCGGCCGGCGAAATTCCGCCCTCGGTGAAATGGGCTTTTTATTCCGGCGGCGTAGTCTTCTTTCTGGCCGTGCTCTGGACAGTGCTTAAAACCAACGAATATCCACCCGAGGACCTGGACGAGTTCAAGCGGGAAAATAGCGAAACCACCTTTTGGCAGGGCGTAGCAGAAACGTTCTCGGGCATCTTCAAAATGCCGAAGACCATGTTTCAGTTGGCTTTTGTGCAGTTCTTTACCTGGTTCGCGCTTTTTGCCATGTGGATTTTCACCACGCCCGCCGTCACCAGTCACGTGTACGGCACCTCAGACACCACCTCTAAACTCTACAATGAAGGCGCCGACTGGGTAGGCATCTGCTTTGCGGTCTATAACGGCATCTCGGCTTTGTTCGCGTTTGTGTTGCCGGTGATCGCCAAAAAAACCAATAGAAGAATGACCCATTTGATTTGTCTGGTCATTGGCGGTTTGGGCTTGATTTCCATGTACTTTGTGTCTGACCCAAACCTGTTGCTAGTTTCTATGGTAGGCGTGGGAATTGCCTGGGCCAGTATTCTCACCATGCCCTACGCTATTCTGGCGGGTTCTTTGCCGGCGAAACGCATGGGCTATTACATGGGCGTGTTCAATTTTTTCATTGTGATTCCGCAGATTGTGGCCGGCACCATGCTGGATTTCATCAACAAAAATTTCTTTGAAGGCCAATCAATTTACGTGCTGGTGCTGGGCGGCTGCTCCATGATTTTTGCCGGCTTGCTTACCTTGCGCGTGCAGGATGTAGACGAACACCTGGCGTAA